From a region of the Haematobia irritans isolate KBUSLIRL chromosome 4, ASM5000362v1, whole genome shotgun sequence genome:
- the LOC142235270 gene encoding acyl-CoA-binding protein homolog, which translates to MVSFEEACELAKNFSKKPSDSEFLEFYGLFKQATVGDVNIDKPGALDLKKKAMWDAWNSHKGMSQDAAKEAYVKVYEKFAPKYA; encoded by the coding sequence ATGGTTAGTTTCGAAGAAGCTTGTGAATTGGCAAAGAACTTCTCTAAGAAGCCTTCAGATTCTGAATTCTTGGAATTCTATGGTCTCTTCAAGCAAGCCACCGTTGGTGATGTCAACATCGATAAGCCTGGAGCTTTGGATTTGAAAAAGAAAGCCATGTGGGATGCTTGGAATTCACACAAGGGCATGTCTCAAGATGCTGCCAAGGAAGCCTACGTCAAGGTTTATGAGAAATTTGCCCCCAAATATGCCTAA